In Saccharothrix syringae, the following are encoded in one genomic region:
- a CDS encoding alpha/beta hydrolase, with the protein MPLDPQVRAMRERVIAAGTPPLYTLSVEEARAADLAAVRAAAGTGEPVRHVTDRHVPGPDGDLPVRVYRPTDGTDPLPTLVYLFGGGWALGSVDTSDGICRALANAVPCQVITVGYRLAPEHRFPAAVHDCYAAVSWIAANAAELGVDPGRLAIAGDSAGGNLAAAVTLLARERGGPALVAQVLVYPNTDYRGETGSMRANDDPALFNNRSVAWYWAHYLADPEDGRNPLVSPLLAEDLSGLPPALVITAEHDPLRDEGEQYAERLREAGVPVVASRYPGMVHGFFAMTGALDAAHRAQREAADYLRSWFNPWS; encoded by the coding sequence ATGCCGCTCGACCCCCAGGTGCGCGCGATGCGCGAGCGCGTGATCGCCGCAGGCACGCCGCCGCTCTACACGCTGTCCGTGGAGGAGGCGCGGGCCGCCGACCTCGCGGCCGTCCGGGCCGCGGCCGGCACGGGCGAGCCGGTGCGCCACGTCACCGACCGCCACGTCCCCGGCCCGGACGGCGACCTGCCGGTCCGCGTCTACCGCCCCACCGACGGCACCGACCCGCTGCCCACCCTGGTCTACCTCTTCGGCGGCGGCTGGGCGCTGGGCAGCGTCGACACCTCCGACGGCATCTGCCGCGCGCTGGCCAACGCCGTGCCGTGCCAGGTGATCACCGTCGGCTACCGCCTGGCGCCCGAGCACCGGTTCCCGGCCGCCGTCCACGACTGCTACGCGGCGGTGTCCTGGATCGCGGCGAACGCCGCGGAGCTGGGCGTCGACCCCGGCCGGCTCGCGATCGCCGGTGACAGCGCGGGCGGCAACCTGGCCGCCGCGGTCACCCTGCTGGCCCGCGAGCGCGGCGGGCCGGCGCTCGTCGCCCAGGTGCTGGTCTACCCCAACACCGACTACCGGGGCGAGACCGGGTCGATGCGCGCCAATGACGACCCGGCGCTGTTCAACAACCGGTCGGTGGCCTGGTACTGGGCCCACTACCTGGCCGACCCGGAGGACGGTCGCAACCCCCTGGTGTCACCGCTGCTGGCCGAGGATCTGAGCGGGCTGCCGCCGGCGCTCGTGATCACCGCCGAGCACGACCCGCTGCGGGACGAGGGCGAGCAGTACGCCGAACGCCTGCGCGAGGCCGGCGTGCCCGTGGTCGCGTCCCGCTACCCGGGCATGGTGCACGGCTTCTTCGCCATGACCGGCGCGCTCGACGCGGCCCACCGGGCGCAGCGCGAGGCGGCCGACTACCTGAGGTCCTGGTTCAACCCCTGGTCCTGA
- a CDS encoding phytanoyl-CoA dioxygenase family protein, which yields MTRVNRFTLTEQERALLPTDDDVRFFAEHGWYLSGKLLSDDEVDELTAAAERYYEGERSRLLPARPPRLAYWEPSHGEVQRHNDYVHYESDAIAKVLLKPLIGAVAARLARAAEIRVFQSTLILKPPVADEPSNVVPWHFDKHYWSSSSSERMLTAFIPFHDCDERLGTITMVDGSHRWEEVGGDDSTTRHFADREPGHLDDLLAANAAHNGAEVTRVPMVIPKGHMSFHHCRTYHGSGPNRADRPRQAISLHLQDGDNAYREFPLSDGSLAFYNHDSLVRRTPDGRPDYADPEFCPTLWRS from the coding sequence GTGACCAGGGTGAACCGGTTCACGCTGACCGAGCAGGAGCGGGCCCTGCTGCCGACCGACGACGACGTGCGGTTCTTCGCCGAGCACGGCTGGTACCTGTCCGGGAAGCTGCTCTCCGACGACGAGGTCGACGAGCTGACCGCGGCGGCCGAGCGGTACTACGAGGGCGAGCGCAGCCGCCTGCTGCCGGCGCGCCCGCCGCGGCTGGCCTACTGGGAGCCGTCCCACGGCGAGGTGCAGCGCCACAACGACTACGTGCACTACGAGAGCGACGCGATCGCCAAGGTGCTGCTCAAGCCGCTGATCGGCGCGGTGGCCGCGCGGTTGGCGCGGGCCGCGGAGATCCGGGTGTTCCAGTCGACCCTGATCCTCAAGCCGCCGGTGGCCGACGAACCGTCCAACGTGGTGCCCTGGCACTTCGACAAGCACTACTGGTCGTCGTCGTCCTCGGAGCGGATGCTCACCGCGTTCATCCCGTTCCACGACTGCGACGAGCGGCTGGGCACCATCACCATGGTCGACGGCAGCCACCGGTGGGAGGAGGTCGGCGGCGACGACAGCACCACCCGGCACTTCGCCGACCGCGAACCCGGGCACCTCGACGACCTGCTGGCCGCCAACGCCGCGCACAACGGCGCCGAGGTCACCAGGGTGCCCATGGTCATCCCGAAGGGGCACATGAGCTTCCACCACTGCCGCACCTACCACGGCAGCGGGCCCAACCGCGCGGACCGGCCGCGCCAGGCCATCTCCCTGCACCTCCAGGACGGCGACAACGCCTACCGCGAGTTCCCGCTGTCCGACGGCAGCCTGGCCTTCTACAACCACGACTCCCTGGTGCGCCGCACCCCGGACGGCAGGCCGGACTACGCCGACCCGGAGTTCTGCCCCACCCTGTGGCGCTCCTGA
- a CDS encoding thiamine pyrophosphate-dependent dehydrogenase E1 component subunit alpha, with product MAGTHGPDGHVGLYRVVRLIRRFEERAVELVRTGDIVGGIHPCTGQEAVAAGVCAALRADDVITSTHRGHGHVLAKGADPARVLAELAGRATGLNRGRGGSMHAADFRLGILGANAIVGANAPITVGAAWAAKRAGADRVAVSFFGDGAVNQGVLLESLNLAALWRLPVLFVCENNGYATTLPVADAVAGTIPGRGEAFGVPSVTVDGMDPVAVLGAARTAVDRARAGGGPSLLECLTYRFDAHHTWEHRARVRYRDDEEVRSGRSRDPVEIQGSRLTGADRTLVDAEIESTLDAAVAFALGSPHPDPADALEHLYADGTRPRPGSGC from the coding sequence ATGGCGGGCACCCACGGGCCGGACGGCCACGTCGGCCTCTACCGGGTGGTGCGGCTGATCCGCCGGTTCGAGGAGCGGGCGGTCGAGCTGGTGCGCACCGGCGACATCGTCGGCGGCATCCACCCCTGCACCGGGCAGGAGGCCGTCGCCGCCGGGGTGTGCGCCGCGCTGCGCGCCGACGACGTGATCACCAGCACCCACCGCGGGCACGGGCACGTGCTCGCCAAGGGCGCCGACCCGGCCCGGGTGCTCGCGGAGCTGGCCGGTCGCGCCACCGGGCTGAACCGGGGCCGCGGCGGGTCGATGCACGCCGCGGACTTCCGGCTGGGCATCCTCGGCGCGAACGCGATCGTCGGGGCGAACGCGCCGATCACCGTCGGCGCGGCGTGGGCGGCCAAGCGGGCGGGCGCCGACCGGGTGGCGGTGAGCTTCTTCGGCGACGGCGCGGTCAACCAGGGCGTGCTGCTGGAGTCGCTGAACCTCGCCGCGCTGTGGCGGCTGCCGGTGCTGTTCGTCTGCGAGAACAACGGGTACGCCACGACCCTGCCCGTCGCCGACGCGGTGGCCGGCACGATCCCCGGTCGGGGCGAGGCGTTCGGCGTGCCGTCGGTGACGGTGGACGGGATGGACCCGGTGGCCGTGCTGGGGGCGGCGCGGACCGCGGTGGACCGCGCCCGCGCCGGCGGCGGGCCGTCGCTGCTGGAGTGCCTGACCTACCGGTTCGACGCGCACCACACCTGGGAGCACCGGGCCCGGGTCCGCTACCGCGACGACGAGGAGGTCCGCAGTGGACGGTCGCGGGACCCGGTGGAGATCCAGGGTTCCCGGTTGACCGGTGCGGACCGCACCCTGGTCGACGCCGAAATCGAGTCCACATTGGATGCCGCGGTGGCTTTCGCGTTGGGCAGCCCGCACCCGGACCCGGCCGACGCCCTGGAGCACCTGTACGCCGACGGGACCCGCCCCCGGCCGGGGAGTGGTTGCTGA
- a CDS encoding FAD-dependent monooxygenase: MKNTTVLISGAGIAGPALALWLTRYGATTTIVEKAPAPRTTGQAVDFKGATHRTVLTRMGILDDVHLRRTGGTDQTVVDANGRPLTVIPGAFTGGDVEIRRGDLVELLHDRTRQGCEYVFGDWITSLTDTPGGVHVTFAHGAPRTFDLVVGADGIHSNVRRLAFGPEEDHVRFLGHHYALADLDVAGEHLVYNEPGRMVALGGPKAQAFFVFASPEPHPHRADVTTQKELLVNAYRGGGWRIPEILAAVPAVTGFHLDSISRVDLDDYARGRVVLLGDAAYGNTLGGFGTGLAIVGAHVLAGELRRADGDHTTAFRRYTELFRGYAAVAKKGNAGPFLAPRTGLGIRLRNLVFEHSALFGAMMRFTDRFATRIDLPEY; encoded by the coding sequence ATGAAGAACACCACCGTCCTCATCTCCGGCGCCGGCATCGCCGGCCCGGCCCTGGCCCTCTGGCTGACCCGCTACGGCGCCACCACCACCATCGTCGAGAAGGCACCCGCCCCCCGCACCACCGGCCAAGCCGTCGACTTCAAGGGCGCCACCCACCGCACCGTCCTGACCAGGATGGGCATCCTCGACGACGTCCACCTCCGCCGGACCGGCGGCACCGACCAGACCGTCGTCGACGCGAACGGCCGCCCCCTCACCGTGATCCCCGGCGCGTTCACCGGTGGCGACGTCGAGATCCGCCGCGGCGACCTGGTCGAACTCCTGCACGACCGCACCCGGCAGGGCTGCGAGTACGTCTTCGGCGACTGGATCACCTCCCTCACCGACACCCCCGGCGGCGTGCACGTCACCTTCGCCCACGGCGCCCCGCGCACGTTCGACCTGGTCGTCGGCGCCGACGGCATCCACTCGAACGTCCGCCGCCTCGCGTTCGGCCCGGAGGAGGACCACGTCCGCTTCCTCGGCCACCACTACGCCCTGGCCGACCTGGACGTGGCGGGCGAGCACCTGGTCTACAACGAACCGGGCCGCATGGTCGCGCTCGGCGGTCCGAAGGCGCAGGCGTTCTTCGTCTTCGCCTCGCCCGAACCGCACCCCCACCGCGCCGACGTGACTACGCAGAAGGAACTGCTGGTCAACGCCTACCGGGGCGGCGGCTGGCGCATCCCGGAGATCCTGGCCGCGGTGCCGGCCGTGACGGGCTTCCACCTGGACTCGATCAGCCGCGTCGACCTGGACGACTACGCGCGGGGCCGCGTGGTGCTGCTGGGCGACGCCGCGTACGGCAACACCCTCGGCGGCTTCGGCACCGGTTTGGCGATCGTCGGCGCCCACGTGCTGGCCGGCGAGCTGCGCCGCGCCGACGGCGACCACACGACCGCGTTCCGCCGCTACACCGAGCTGTTCCGCGGCTACGCGGCGGTCGCGAAGAAGGGCAACGCCGGGCCGTTCCTCGCCCCCCGCACCGGGCTCGGCATCCGGTTGCGCAACCTGGTCTTCGAGCACAGCGCGCTGTTCGGCGCGATGATGCGGTTCACCGACCGGTTCGCCACCCGCATCGACCTGCCGGAGTACTGA
- a CDS encoding alpha-hydroxy acid oxidase has protein sequence MAGEGNLPDVWSVSDVERLAAARLAPQVRDYIAGGSGEEVTVAANRAALDRVAVVPRALVDVSACDTGCELFGARSSLPVAVAPMAYQKLIHPGGERAAARAAGSAGVPYVISTLSSEPIDAVAGAAGATWFQLYWLRDRRTVVDLLRRAEDAGCRAVVLTVDVPLLGRRLRDLRNGFALPPGIRPVNVDGDVGEHVPGDSVLARHTAAVFDPSLSWRDLDWLREHTSLPVVLKGVLDAEDADQAVDRGVDGIVVSNHGGRQLDGAVPAVTALPEVVAAVDGRCPVLLDSGVRTGADVLRALALGATAVLVGRPVLWGLGAGGERGVATVLDLLREELETALRLAGCPDLASARRLRTRG, from the coding sequence ATGGCAGGCGAGGGGAACCTCCCGGACGTGTGGTCGGTGTCCGACGTGGAGCGGTTGGCCGCCGCGCGCCTGGCACCGCAGGTGCGGGACTACATCGCGGGCGGCAGCGGTGAGGAGGTCACCGTGGCCGCCAACCGGGCCGCGCTCGACCGGGTGGCCGTGGTGCCGCGCGCGTTGGTGGACGTCTCGGCCTGCGACACCGGGTGCGAGCTGTTCGGCGCGCGGTCGTCGTTGCCGGTCGCGGTGGCGCCGATGGCCTACCAGAAGCTGATCCACCCCGGCGGTGAACGGGCCGCGGCGAGGGCGGCCGGGTCGGCCGGCGTCCCCTACGTCATCAGCACCCTCAGCTCCGAACCGATCGACGCGGTGGCCGGCGCGGCCGGCGCGACGTGGTTCCAGCTGTACTGGCTGCGGGACCGCCGCACGGTCGTCGACCTGCTGCGCCGCGCCGAGGACGCGGGCTGCCGGGCCGTCGTGCTCACCGTGGACGTGCCCCTGCTCGGCCGGCGGCTGCGCGACCTGCGCAACGGCTTCGCCCTGCCCCCGGGCATCCGACCGGTCAACGTCGACGGCGACGTCGGCGAGCACGTGCCGGGCGACTCGGTGCTGGCCCGGCACACCGCGGCCGTGTTCGACCCGTCGCTGAGCTGGCGCGACCTGGACTGGCTGCGGGAGCACACCTCGCTCCCCGTCGTCCTCAAGGGCGTCCTCGACGCCGAGGACGCCGACCAGGCCGTCGACCGCGGCGTGGACGGCATCGTCGTCTCCAACCACGGTGGCCGGCAGCTCGACGGCGCCGTTCCCGCCGTCACCGCCCTGCCCGAGGTCGTGGCCGCGGTCGACGGCCGGTGCCCGGTGCTGCTGGACAGCGGCGTGCGCACCGGCGCGGACGTGCTGCGCGCCCTCGCCCTCGGCGCCACGGCCGTGCTGGTCGGCAGGCCCGTGCTGTGGGGGCTGGGCGCGGGCGGCGAGCGGGGCGTGGCAACGGTGCTGGACCTGCTCCGCGAGGAGCTGGAAACCGCGCTGCGCCTGGCCGGCTGCCCCGACCTCGCCTCGGCGCGCCGCCTCAGGACCAGGGGTTGA
- a CDS encoding class I adenylate-forming enzyme family protein: MTTGLAATGGAVAGPEWVDEVLLRGADGDVCLHAGGPVDRRALRSMVAERQERLTAAGLRPGGSLALRLPPSLAYVANLLAGWRAGAQVVLLDHRLTPYEVDLALERLAPQVVVAPGRVRSNPLRAFAEVEETVAPHPGRPAATPHAVIQLSSGSTGPSKVIGRTAADLVAEIDRYTRIDGVPLPGERIVVLASMVHVLGLVGALLYGLHAGVQVRPPERLTGDSVLEAVAAEATPATVLGVPFHIGLLASVVDPPALPQLKRMTTGGELVPAATAAAFTGKYRVPLGNMWGMTEVGVIATDLFGEHRPALTPAPGLEVVERGGELLVSRPESPYVGLADPTRWADGWLHTRDAGAVDPSTGLVTVKGRLDSQISVGGLKVDLTEVEATLGGLPGVVAAVVLHDEVVTAYAELAEPATAATVEAGLTERLAAYKRPRRLHVLPAMPRTTTGKLVRDPTVLRRAAREGK, from the coding sequence ATGACCACTGGCCTGGCGGCGACCGGCGGAGCGGTCGCGGGTCCGGAATGGGTGGACGAGGTCCTGCTCCGCGGTGCGGACGGGGACGTGTGCCTGCACGCCGGCGGACCGGTCGACCGGCGCGCGTTGCGGTCGATGGTGGCCGAGCGGCAGGAGCGGTTGACCGCCGCGGGCCTGCGCCCCGGCGGCTCCCTGGCGCTGCGGCTGCCGCCCTCCCTGGCGTACGTGGCGAACCTGCTCGCCGGGTGGCGCGCGGGCGCCCAGGTGGTCCTGCTCGACCACCGCCTCACCCCGTACGAGGTCGACCTCGCGCTGGAGCGGCTGGCACCGCAGGTGGTGGTCGCGCCCGGACGGGTCCGCAGCAACCCCCTGCGGGCCTTCGCCGAGGTCGAGGAAACCGTTGCGCCGCACCCGGGTCGCCCGGCGGCGACGCCGCACGCGGTGATCCAGCTCAGCTCCGGCTCGACCGGACCGTCCAAGGTGATCGGTCGCACCGCCGCCGACCTGGTCGCCGAGATCGACCGGTACACCCGGATCGACGGCGTGCCGCTGCCCGGTGAGCGGATCGTCGTGCTGGCCTCGATGGTGCACGTGCTCGGGCTCGTCGGCGCCCTGCTGTACGGGCTGCACGCCGGCGTGCAGGTCCGGCCGCCGGAACGGCTCACCGGGGACAGCGTGCTGGAGGCGGTGGCGGCCGAGGCCACCCCGGCGACCGTGCTGGGCGTGCCGTTCCACATCGGCCTGCTCGCGTCCGTCGTGGACCCGCCCGCGCTGCCGCAGCTCAAGCGGATGACCACCGGCGGCGAGCTGGTGCCCGCCGCGACCGCGGCCGCGTTCACCGGGAAGTACCGCGTGCCGCTGGGGAACATGTGGGGCATGACCGAGGTCGGCGTGATCGCCACCGACCTGTTCGGCGAGCACCGGCCCGCGCTCACCCCAGCGCCCGGCCTGGAGGTCGTCGAGCGCGGTGGCGAGCTGCTGGTGAGCCGGCCCGAGTCGCCCTACGTCGGCCTGGCCGACCCGACCCGGTGGGCCGACGGCTGGCTGCACACCCGGGACGCGGGCGCGGTCGACCCGAGCACCGGGCTGGTCACCGTCAAGGGGCGGCTGGACTCCCAGATCTCGGTCGGCGGCCTGAAGGTCGACCTGACGGAGGTCGAGGCCACGCTGGGCGGCCTGCCGGGCGTGGTGGCCGCGGTCGTGCTGCACGACGAGGTGGTCACCGCGTACGCGGAGCTGGCCGAGCCCGCCACCGCGGCGACCGTCGAGGCCGGCCTGACCGAGCGGCTGGCCGCCTACAAGCGACCGCGCCGGCTGCACGTGCTGCCCGCGATGCCCCGCACCACCACCGGGAAGCTCGTCCGCGACCCCACGGTGCTGCGCCGGGCCGCGCGGGAGGGGAAGTGA
- the hppD gene encoding 4-hydroxyphenylpyruvate dioxygenase, protein MDISGIDHIELYVGDARQTAFYLCTAFGFKVCGQGGPETGLPGRRSLLLRQGGIQVVLTSGLVADHPATEYVRRHGDGVAVIGIGVDDAAAAYRTLVGRGAEAVAPPAQFGDDDQRVVVAEVSGFSDVTHRLVERHGPGREFLPGAIEVTEPDPHGDGKLLRTIDHIAICVPAGGLAPTARYYVDVFGFEQIFEEYVEVGGQGMDSKVVQSPSGHVTFTLIEPDPERQPGQIDNFLTWHAGAGVQHVAFGTDDIVKAVTTLADHGVRFLGTPAGYYDSLEERVGHLDAPVDELRRLGVLVDRDHWGQLLQIFTESMHVRRTLFLEIIERRGALTFGSGNIKALYEAKRGELADRAAVGKGK, encoded by the coding sequence ATGGACATCTCCGGCATCGACCACATCGAACTGTACGTCGGCGACGCGCGGCAGACGGCGTTCTACCTCTGCACCGCGTTCGGCTTCAAGGTCTGCGGGCAGGGCGGCCCCGAGACCGGCCTGCCCGGCCGCCGCTCCCTGCTGCTGCGGCAGGGCGGCATCCAGGTCGTGCTGACCTCCGGGCTGGTCGCCGACCACCCCGCGACCGAGTACGTGCGCAGGCACGGCGACGGCGTGGCGGTGATCGGCATCGGCGTGGACGACGCCGCGGCCGCCTACCGCACCCTGGTCGGGCGCGGCGCCGAGGCCGTGGCGCCGCCCGCCCAATTCGGCGACGACGACCAGCGGGTCGTGGTCGCCGAGGTCTCCGGCTTCTCCGACGTGACGCACCGGCTGGTGGAGCGGCACGGCCCGGGGCGCGAGTTCCTGCCCGGCGCGATCGAGGTCACCGAGCCCGACCCGCACGGCGACGGCAAACTGCTGCGCACCATCGACCACATCGCGATCTGCGTGCCCGCGGGCGGTCTCGCCCCGACCGCCCGGTACTACGTGGACGTGTTCGGGTTCGAGCAGATCTTCGAGGAGTACGTGGAGGTCGGCGGCCAGGGCATGGACTCCAAGGTGGTGCAGAGCCCGTCGGGGCACGTCACCTTCACCCTGATCGAACCGGACCCCGAGCGCCAGCCGGGCCAGATCGACAACTTCCTGACCTGGCACGCCGGCGCCGGCGTGCAGCACGTCGCGTTCGGCACCGACGACATCGTCAAGGCGGTCACCACGCTGGCCGACCACGGCGTCCGGTTCCTCGGCACGCCGGCGGGCTACTACGACTCCCTGGAGGAGCGGGTCGGGCACCTGGACGCGCCGGTGGACGAGCTGCGCCGGCTCGGCGTGCTGGTCGACCGGGACCACTGGGGGCAGCTGCTCCAGATCTTCACCGAGTCCATGCACGTCCGCCGCACGCTCTTCCTGGAGATCATCGAGCGGCGGGGCGCGCTGACCTTCGGCAGCGGGAACATCAAGGCGTTGTACGAGGCCAAGCGCGGCGAGCTGGCGGACCGGGCGGCCGTGGGGAAGGGGAAGTGA
- a CDS encoding alpha-ketoacid dehydrogenase subunit beta: protein MPWLSYQKALNRALGDELARDPAVFVLGEDVRVAVSHVTAGLVGRFGPDRVLDAPLSEQAFTGFATGAALAGLRPVVEFQVPSLLFLVFEQIVNQAHKFSLMTGGQARVPVTYLVTGSGSRTGWAGQHSDHPYSLFAHAGVKTAVPATPADAYGLLVTAIRDDDPVVVFAPAAALGVRVDVDHAELGPVPLGVGRVHRAGEDVTVVAVGHLVHDALAVADELADDVSVEVFDPRTVYPFDWEGLAASVAKTGRLVVVDDSNRTCGIGAEVLATAAERFTLLAPPARVTRPDGAVVPFAPALDRAVQPDRLQLATAVQKVLRH, encoded by the coding sequence ATGCCGTGGCTGTCCTACCAGAAGGCGCTCAACCGGGCGCTGGGCGACGAGCTGGCCCGCGACCCGGCGGTGTTCGTGCTCGGCGAGGACGTCCGGGTGGCCGTGTCGCACGTGACCGCGGGCCTGGTCGGCCGGTTCGGGCCCGACCGGGTGCTGGACGCGCCGCTGTCGGAGCAGGCGTTCACCGGCTTCGCCACCGGCGCCGCGCTGGCCGGCCTGCGGCCGGTGGTCGAGTTCCAGGTCCCGTCGCTGCTGTTCCTGGTGTTCGAGCAGATCGTCAACCAGGCGCACAAGTTCTCCCTGATGACCGGCGGCCAGGCCCGCGTGCCGGTGACCTACCTGGTGACCGGCTCGGGCTCGCGGACCGGCTGGGCCGGGCAGCACTCGGACCACCCGTACAGCCTGTTCGCCCACGCCGGGGTCAAGACCGCGGTGCCGGCCACGCCCGCGGACGCCTACGGCCTGCTGGTCACCGCGATCCGGGACGACGACCCGGTGGTGGTGTTCGCGCCGGCGGCGGCGCTCGGCGTGCGCGTCGACGTCGACCACGCCGAACTCGGCCCGGTGCCGCTCGGCGTCGGCCGGGTGCACCGGGCGGGGGAGGACGTCACGGTGGTGGCGGTCGGGCACCTGGTGCACGACGCGCTCGCGGTCGCCGACGAGCTGGCCGACGACGTCTCGGTCGAGGTGTTCGACCCGCGCACGGTGTACCCGTTCGACTGGGAGGGCCTGGCCGCCTCGGTGGCGAAGACCGGTCGCCTGGTCGTGGTGGACGACTCGAACCGCACGTGCGGCATCGGCGCCGAGGTGCTGGCCACCGCGGCCGAGCGGTTCACCCTGCTCGCCCCGCCGGCCAGGGTGACCAGGCCGGACGGCGCGGTGGTCCCGTTCGCCCCGGCGCTCGACCGGGCCGTGCAACCCGACCGCCTCCAGCTGGCGACCGCGGTGCAGAAGGTGTTGAGGCACTGA
- a CDS encoding aminotransferase-like domain-containing protein — translation MKTDEIADLATSALFGALDDPALNSMNFLNEVALHYPDAIQLAAGRPTEEFFDLADVHRYLRLFCRYLADELGYSGERVRRTVLQYGRTKGIIHELVAENLRLDEGTEVDPESVVVTAGCQEAMFLVLRALRADERDVLLAVSPTYVGLTGAARLVDLPVRPVATGARGIDLDDLVAVVRRERAAGRRPRACYVMPDFANPSGLSMDLPTRRALLAVAEAEDLLLIEDNPYGLFHGDADRLPTLKALDTSRRVVYLGSFAKSVLPGARVGYAVADQRVRDACGGVGLLADQLSKIKSMLTVNTSPIAQAVVGGRLLASGCRLAGANARERELYARNLRRVLDGLAERFPSAADGVTWTAPTGGFFVVVTVPFPVDDDLLARSARDYGVLWTPMGHFYDDVTAVRALRLSFSTVSPDRIDTGLDRVAALINDRLGRPAVAVINRDRLADGAAGEP, via the coding sequence GTGAAGACCGACGAAATCGCCGACCTGGCCACGAGCGCGCTGTTCGGCGCGCTCGACGATCCGGCGTTGAACTCGATGAATTTCCTGAACGAGGTCGCCCTGCATTACCCGGACGCGATACAACTCGCCGCCGGGCGGCCGACCGAGGAGTTCTTCGACCTGGCCGACGTGCACCGATATCTGCGATTGTTCTGCCGGTACCTGGCCGACGAACTCGGCTACTCCGGGGAACGCGTGCGGCGCACCGTATTGCAGTACGGCCGGACCAAGGGCATCATCCACGAACTCGTCGCGGAGAACCTCCGGCTGGACGAGGGCACCGAGGTCGACCCGGAGTCGGTGGTGGTGACCGCGGGCTGCCAGGAGGCGATGTTCCTCGTCCTGCGCGCCCTGCGGGCCGACGAGCGGGACGTGCTGCTCGCGGTGTCGCCCACCTACGTCGGGCTGACCGGCGCGGCGCGGCTGGTCGACCTGCCGGTGCGGCCGGTGGCGACCGGCGCGCGCGGCATCGACCTGGACGACCTGGTCGCGGTCGTGCGGCGGGAGCGCGCGGCCGGCCGCAGGCCCCGGGCCTGCTACGTCATGCCGGACTTCGCCAACCCGTCCGGCCTGAGCATGGACCTGCCCACCCGGCGCGCGCTGCTGGCCGTCGCCGAGGCCGAGGACCTGCTGCTGATCGAGGACAACCCCTACGGGCTGTTCCACGGCGATGCCGACCGGCTGCCCACGCTCAAGGCGCTGGACACCTCCCGCCGCGTGGTCTACCTGGGCTCGTTCGCCAAGTCCGTGCTGCCCGGCGCGCGGGTCGGCTACGCGGTCGCCGACCAGCGGGTGCGCGACGCCTGCGGCGGTGTCGGGCTGCTGGCCGACCAGCTCTCGAAGATCAAGAGCATGCTGACGGTGAACACCTCGCCGATCGCGCAGGCCGTGGTCGGCGGCCGGTTGCTGGCGAGCGGCTGCCGGCTGGCCGGGGCGAACGCGCGCGAGCGGGAGCTGTACGCCCGCAACCTGCGGCGCGTGCTGGACGGGCTGGCCGAGCGCTTCCCGAGCGCCGCCGACGGCGTCACCTGGACGGCGCCGACCGGCGGGTTCTTCGTCGTGGTCACCGTCCCGTTCCCGGTCGACGACGACCTGCTGGCGCGTTCCGCGCGCGACTACGGCGTGCTGTGGACACCCATGGGGCATTTCTACGACGACGTCACCGCCGTCCGGGCGCTCCGGCTTTCCTTCAGCACCGTTTCTCCCGACCGGATCGACACCGGTCTGGACCGGGTGGCGGCATTGATCAATGACCGCCTCGGTCGACCGGCGGTCGCGGTAATCAACCGCGACCGATTGGCCGATGGTGCGGCGGGTGAGCCGTGA